The genomic window GCATCAACACGCTCTTCCTGCTCGATGCGGGCCTGAGCAACCTCGAGGCCTTCGCCGCCAACGCCTTCTTCACCGCCGGCATGGTGATCTTCGAGATCCCGACGGGCGTCATCGCCGACACGGTCGGCCGCCGCGCCTCGTATCTGCTGGGCACCGTCACGCTCGCCGCCACGACCGCCCTGTACTGGATGCTCTGGCTCTGGCAGGCGCCCTACTGGGCCTGGGCGCTCGTGTCGGTGCTGCTCGGCCTGGGCTTCACGTTCTTCTCGGGCGCCGTCGACGCCTGGCTCGTCGACGCCCTGCGCTTCACCGAGTACCGCGGCAGCCTCGAGACGGTGTTCGGCCGGGCGCAGGTCGTCGGCGGCGTCGCCATGCTCAGCGGCTCGGTCGCCGGCGGCGTGCTGGCGCAGGCCACCGACCTCGGCGTGCCGTTCCTCGTGCGCGCCGGCATCCTCGTCGTCATGATCGTCGTCGCCGGCGCCCTCATGCGCGATCTCGGTTTCGAGCCCGTGCGCGGTCTGAGCCCGCTCGCCGCGACCCGGCAGGTCATGCGCTCCTCCGTCACCTACGGGCTCGGACGACCGGCGATCCGCTGGCTCATGATCGCGACGCCGTTCACCGCGGGCGTCGGGGTCTACGCCTTCTACGCCCTTCAGCCCTACCTGCTCGAGCTCGGCGGCGACGAGGGCGCCTACGCCCTCGCGGGCCTCGCCGCCGCGATCATCTCGGGCGCCTCCATCCTCGGCGGTGCGCTCGCGCCCCTCGCCCGCCGCCTGTTCCGCCGCCGCACGACCCTCCTGCTGCTCTCGGTGGCCGTCTCCGCCCTCGTGCTCGTCGGGTTCGGGCTCACGCAGAATCTCGTCGTCGCCATCGGCCTGCTCGCGCTGTGGGGCATCAGCTCCTCCATCGCGACGCCGGCCAGCCGCGCGTACCTCAACGACATGATCCCCTCCGCCCAGCGCGCGACGGTGCTGTCGTTCAACTCCCTCGTCGGCAACATCGGCGGCGTGGGCATCCAGCCCGCCCTCGGCCGCGTCGCCGACGTCTCGGGCTACGGCGCCTCGCTGCTCTGGGGCGGAGTGATCTCGACGGTCGCCCTGCCCTTCCTGCTCGCCAGTCGCTCGCGGAGGGATCCGGCCGACCACGCGGTCGACGACGCCGCCCCGCCGGTCGTGCGGCTCGACGACGGGATGCCCGACCCGAGCAGTCCGATCCGTTAACCCGCGCGTGACCCGCCGGCGACCGCGGGATGCCAGACTGACCCGATGCAGGACGAGGACACCCCCCGCACCGAATCCGACTACCAGGTCGACGGCGGCGTCGGCGGCGATTTCC from Microcella daejeonensis includes these protein-coding regions:
- a CDS encoding MFS transporter encodes the protein MTTRRPDRGARRVQGTYYALTLGNTLAASFIWGINTLFLLDAGLSNLEAFAANAFFTAGMVIFEIPTGVIADTVGRRASYLLGTVTLAATTALYWMLWLWQAPYWAWALVSVLLGLGFTFFSGAVDAWLVDALRFTEYRGSLETVFGRAQVVGGVAMLSGSVAGGVLAQATDLGVPFLVRAGILVVMIVVAGALMRDLGFEPVRGLSPLAATRQVMRSSVTYGLGRPAIRWLMIATPFTAGVGVYAFYALQPYLLELGGDEGAYALAGLAAAIISGASILGGALAPLARRLFRRRTTLLLLSVAVSALVLVGFGLTQNLVVAIGLLALWGISSSIATPASRAYLNDMIPSAQRATVLSFNSLVGNIGGVGIQPALGRVADVSGYGASLLWGGVISTVALPFLLASRSRRDPADHAVDDAAPPVVRLDDGMPDPSSPIR